The nucleotide sequence GATACTGTAACTTTATGCCACTATCTCCTTCACTCTGGAGAACTTTATTCCAGTCAAAATCATAATCTCTTTGTCTCTTCTGCTTTAAATCATTTATCACAACAGCAGTGATGCCGAGAATATCACATGTCTCCTCAGTCATTGCAGAACTTCTAGTATCTGaaagtaatatattattaacaatatttcaaatttcatgttattaaatacatcaATTATTTGTCTTTGGTCGCATGTAATCCTTTTTCCTACTAATTCTTTTCCtcttattaatttgaattgacTTGTTTAGTAATCAAATGGCAATGgccatttcatattaatacaaaagaatgtgttaagtatactcatgtataaaaaaaaattactttttgatGATTTTTGTTGCTCCTGCATTTTACGTTTTGCTTCATCTAATATATCATTAAGAAAAACAACATTTCCTGTTCTAGTGCTCATGCCTTTGATTCTACCAAACTTTATATGTTCACAGGCATTACTACAATTACTGTTAATTTGattgacaatattaaaaactgcAGCAAAATGATCACTCTGTGCATTATCCAcaacatataacattttatcgaacttgtatttttcatatctGTCTAATAAAGCAGCAATATCTCTAGAAAGATACAATGTTGAATTATCACTctttaaaactgtaatatcttTTCCTCTGAACTGTGCAACTTTCTTGCCTTCTTCTGTTTtggtgattattttattttcttccagTAATCTTATTACTTCCTTAATAGCATTTCCGTTGTAATCTGATTCCCAGTGGTAGGTATCAAAGTGAATTCCTAATCTATTATAAACCCTTTCCAGCTCTTGAACTGTTATGTCTCTAATTTTTCTCC is from Papilio machaon chromosome 5, ilPapMach1.1, whole genome shotgun sequence and encodes:
- the LOC106715673 gene encoding probable arginine--tRNA ligase, mitochondrial isoform X2; amino-acid sequence: MASTDENVQKEARKYFANIEQGKTSLENWRKIRDITVQELERVYNRLGIHFDTYHWESDYNGNAIKEVIRLLEENKIITKTEEGKKVAQFRGKDITVLKSDNSTLYLSRDIAALLDRYEKYKFDKMLYVVDNAQSDHFAAVFNIVNQINSNCSNACEHIKFGRIKGMSTRTGNVVFLNDILDEAKRKMQEQQKSSKNTRSSAMTEETCDILGITAVVINDLKQKRQRDYDFDWNKVLQSEGDSGIKLQYLHCRLFSLEQNSGVKIPNVCAPEYLKEEVVGDVVAELARYEDVLHRAMIEREASIIVNYLFRLARHVNRMFNELNVKNESNDVAAQRLLVFHTARKVVKTSLEILGVRPLNQM